The proteins below are encoded in one region of Centropristis striata isolate RG_2023a ecotype Rhode Island chromosome 12, C.striata_1.0, whole genome shotgun sequence:
- the hnrnph1 gene encoding heterogeneous nuclear ribonucleoprotein H isoform X2 — protein sequence MADEGYVVRIRGLPWSCSVDEVQRFFSDCKIINNGGGIHFTYTREGRPSGEAFVELETEEDLKIAVKKDRETMGHRYVEVFKSNNVEMDWVMKHTGPNCPETAGDGLVRLRGLPFGCSKEEIVQFFSGLEIVPNGITLPVDIQGRSTGEAFVQFASQDIAEKALKKHKERIGHRYIEIFKSSRAEVRTHYEPQRKPMGMQRPGPYDRPSGGRGYNMMGRGGSYDRMRRGGYGGGVSDGRYGDGGSSFQSTTGHCVHMRGLPYRATETDIYNFFSPLNPVRVHIEIGPDGRVTGEADVEFATHEDAVAAMSKDKANMQHRYVELFLNSTAGGSNGAYSSQMMGGMGNQSSYSGGQLSSGYSGGYSSQGNMGGYSDYIR from the exons ATGGCTGATGAGGGATATGTAGTACGCATCAGGGGTCTCCCATGGTCCTGCTCAGTAGACGAAGTACAGAGGTTTTTTTCAG ATTGCAAAATCATCAACAATGGAGGTGGCATCCACTTCACCTACACAAGAGAGGGACGTCCCAGTGGGGAGGCATTTGTCGAGTTGGAGACGGAAGAAGACCTGAAGATTGCAGtgaagaaagacagagaaactaTGGGTCACAGATATGTAGAGG TTTTTAAATCCAACAATGTTGAGATGGACTGGGTCATGAAGCACACTGGTCCAAACTGTCCAGAAACCGCAGGAGATGGGCTCGTCCGACTCCGAGGCCTTCCTTTTGGCTGCAGCAAGGAGGAGATAGTACAGTTTTTCTCAG GGTTGGAAATCGTGCCAAATGGGATAACATTGCCGGTGGACATCCAGGGGAGGAGTACGGGGGAGGCCTTCGTGCAGTTTGCTTCACAGGATATAGCTGAAAAGGCTCTAAAGAAACACAAGGAAAGAATAGGGCACAG GTACATTGAGATCTTCAAGAGTAGCCGCGCTGAGGTGCGGACCCATTACGAACCCCAGCGGAAGCCCATGGGCATGCAGAGACCCGGCCCCTATGACCGGCCCTCAGGTGGTCGTGGCTACAACATGATGGGCCGAGGGGGATCCTATGACAGAATGCGTCGCGGAGGCTATGGAGGAG GTGTATCAGATGGACGGTATGGCGATGGCGGCTCTTCCTTCCAGAGCACAACAGGTCACTGTGTCCACATGAGGGGCCTCCCATATAGagccacagagacagacatcTACAAT TTCTTTTCGCCATTAAATCCAGTGCGGGTCCATATCGAGATCGGCCCAGACGGCAGAGTAACCGGGGAGGCAGATGTAGAGTTCGCAACACATGAGGATGCTGTGGCGGCCATGTCCAAAGACAAAGCTAACATGC AGCATCGTTACGTGGAGCTGTTCTTGAACTCAACAGCGGGAGGCAGCAACGGAGCCTACAGCAGCCAGATGATGGGCGGCATGG GAAACCAGTCGTCCTACAGCGGCGGCCAGCTGAGCTCAGGGTACTCTGGTGGATACAGCAGCCAGGGCAATATGGGCGGCTACAGTGATTACA TTAGGTAA
- the hnrnph1 gene encoding heterogeneous nuclear ribonucleoprotein H isoform X1 — translation MADEGYVVRIRGLPWSCSVDEVQRFFSDCKIINNGGGIHFTYTREGRPSGEAFVELETEEDLKIAVKKDRETMGHRYVEVFKSNNVEMDWVMKHTGPNCPETAGDGLVRLRGLPFGCSKEEIVQFFSGLEIVPNGITLPVDIQGRSTGEAFVQFASQDIAEKALKKHKERIGHRYIEIFKSSRAEVRTHYEPQRKPMGMQRPGPYDRPSGGRGYNMMGRGGSYDRMRRGGYGGGVSDGRYGDGGSSFQSTTGHCVHMRGLPYRATETDIYNFFSPLNPVRVHIEIGPDGRVTGEADVEFATHEDAVAAMSKDKANMQHRYVELFLNSTAGGSNGAYSSQMMGGMGNQSSYSGGQLSSGYSGGYSSQGNMGGYSDYSNQGGMGSSYYGGGGGGGSRGSMNGLGGGWGM, via the exons ATGGCTGATGAGGGATATGTAGTACGCATCAGGGGTCTCCCATGGTCCTGCTCAGTAGACGAAGTACAGAGGTTTTTTTCAG ATTGCAAAATCATCAACAATGGAGGTGGCATCCACTTCACCTACACAAGAGAGGGACGTCCCAGTGGGGAGGCATTTGTCGAGTTGGAGACGGAAGAAGACCTGAAGATTGCAGtgaagaaagacagagaaactaTGGGTCACAGATATGTAGAGG TTTTTAAATCCAACAATGTTGAGATGGACTGGGTCATGAAGCACACTGGTCCAAACTGTCCAGAAACCGCAGGAGATGGGCTCGTCCGACTCCGAGGCCTTCCTTTTGGCTGCAGCAAGGAGGAGATAGTACAGTTTTTCTCAG GGTTGGAAATCGTGCCAAATGGGATAACATTGCCGGTGGACATCCAGGGGAGGAGTACGGGGGAGGCCTTCGTGCAGTTTGCTTCACAGGATATAGCTGAAAAGGCTCTAAAGAAACACAAGGAAAGAATAGGGCACAG GTACATTGAGATCTTCAAGAGTAGCCGCGCTGAGGTGCGGACCCATTACGAACCCCAGCGGAAGCCCATGGGCATGCAGAGACCCGGCCCCTATGACCGGCCCTCAGGTGGTCGTGGCTACAACATGATGGGCCGAGGGGGATCCTATGACAGAATGCGTCGCGGAGGCTATGGAGGAG GTGTATCAGATGGACGGTATGGCGATGGCGGCTCTTCCTTCCAGAGCACAACAGGTCACTGTGTCCACATGAGGGGCCTCCCATATAGagccacagagacagacatcTACAAT TTCTTTTCGCCATTAAATCCAGTGCGGGTCCATATCGAGATCGGCCCAGACGGCAGAGTAACCGGGGAGGCAGATGTAGAGTTCGCAACACATGAGGATGCTGTGGCGGCCATGTCCAAAGACAAAGCTAACATGC AGCATCGTTACGTGGAGCTGTTCTTGAACTCAACAGCGGGAGGCAGCAACGGAGCCTACAGCAGCCAGATGATGGGCGGCATGG GAAACCAGTCGTCCTACAGCGGCGGCCAGCTGAGCTCAGGGTACTCTGGTGGATACAGCAGCCAGGGCAATATGGGCGGCTACAGTGATTACA GTAACCAGGGCGGAATGGGAAGCAGTTACTACGGCGGTGGTGGAGGCGGAGGAAGCAGAGGCTCAATGAATGGACTGGGAGGGGGATGGGGAATGTAG